Within the Plasmodium relictum strain SGS1 genome assembly, chromosome: 12 genome, the region CgtgatataataataattgataattttttttttcaagaaaagaaattttcttttattttatattttattaattgaataATGTAAATGAAGAACTAGTATATATTAAgaactattattttttttttttttaaattgaatGCAAATTActgagaatttttttttttttattatttttataagttatatatatatatatatatatatatatatatatatatatatatatatatttttttttttttgttatatattatcatttaaagttatatttatacaaatatatagaaaactaaatttttaaaaatatattaaatataatttttatatatacactGTTTAacagaaaagaaaaaaaaaaagaaaaaaaaataataagtatAATGatatttctataaaattaaaatgaatgAGAAAAGTTATgtaaatgataattttaaaaataatgaaaaaaataatttattaaaagaaaaaattagtaaagcatttaatataaaaaatttaacaagaaaagaaaataccagtttttataaaactaatataaaaaatattgacgATACTACTGAATTAGATAATGATTGCAATAAAGATAAAGACtttaataatgaagaaaatgaatatgAATCAAAATATGACTTAACTAACTCTAATTCAAGTACTAATTCTACTACTGCTTTAAAAAGAATGAATGATCattcaaataaatatgaaaaatctTCCGAAGAAAATACCTTTTATAAGGAAAATGATAAGCACATTgatgaaaaagatataaacagaaaaaatgaaaaaaaaaacagagaGGAAATAATGAGTAACAAAAGAAGAGAtgataaatatgataaaaaaaacgaaaataatgaaaacaaaagtaatgaattaaatatagaaaCAAATAAAGTaatagaagaagaaaaaaataaagaaaaaagtgaGGAGGTGGTAAACaatgaaattaatgaaaaaaaaaatagaaataaaagtaaagaaAAGATAAAATCTAACGAGAATCATAGTTCTAGTATAGAAcaatataaaagtaaaagtaAAGAAAAAAGCAGAAATAGAAGTAAAGATAGATATAGAAGTAAAAAAAGGCACAGAGATTTCTCCTCTAGTAGTAATGAATTATATTcttcaaaaagaaaaaaaagtataaatcgAAGTAAAGAAAGAAGTAGAAATAGAAGTAAAAATAGGAGTAAAGAGAAATACAGAAATAGAAGCAAAGAAAAAAGTAGAAATAGAAGCAGAAATAGATATAGAAGTAAAGAAAAGAGTAAAAATGTAAGTAGTAGTGGCAGTTTAAGTAGTGAAGAAAGACAttattacaaaataaaaaaaaaaattaaaaaaaaaaatttacgaAGTAGTAGTGATAGAAACTCGAATAAAAGTTCAAGTGtacatgaaaaaaatgaaagatcTATTTCAACTGAAATGACAAAAAGTAAAGACGCGAaacccaaaaaaaaaacgaaaTGGGATACAGTAGATGAAAGtttactaaaaaataatttattagatAATGGAATGAATTTGCTTCAAAAGCAAAATTTAGCATTAACAAGTACTTTAGCACAAAATAGTAAAGTTCCTCAATTAAATAGAAATCCATATGAAATGGAAAATGATAAGAGACAAAGGAAATTATATATAGGTAATATACCACCAAATTGCAAACAAGAAGATGTTATAGATTTTTTTAATGGGGCAATATTGGCAGTTATAAAAGATACAAGCTTAGATGTAAAAATTGGGGATATTCAATTAATGCCAGTAATAAAATgtgaaatatttaatattgaTTCAAGATTTTGCTTTTTAGAATTTAGAACAATAGAAATTACATGGTTATGCTTAAAGTTAGATtccatttcttttaataattattgttTAAGAATTGGTAGACCTCATGATTATGTACCACCACCAGAGGGAGATCCTGCACTGACTGCTGTGTTTCCAGATATtgatatgaaaatatttgaTATGTTAAAGCCAACTAAAAATGTATATGTAAAAAGTACTGATGATGAtaacaaattatatatacagAATTTACCACATGATTTAAAAGATGATCAAATAAAAGATTTATTAGAACAATTCGGAAAATTAAAAGCATTTAACATTATAAAAGATCTAAACACAGGATTAAATAAAGGATATGGATTTTTTGAATATGAAGATAGTAGCTGCACTCAAGTTGCTATTCATGCTTTAAATGGTTTTGTATGTGGGCAAAATATTCTTAATGTGAAAAAAGctacttttaataaaaatcaaaataatcCATATTCACAAAATCCAAATAACATAAGTATAGCCAACAATGTAGAAGTACCTGTATCTCTTTTGCCTAATTCTATTTCTCAAAAAATTTTGAGTAATTCTATTATAGGCCTACAAATTCAAGCATCTAGAAAAATTGGGGAAAAACCATCTAGAGTTATTCAATTAACTAATGCTGTTTTCCAAGAAGATTTAATTATTGATAGTCAATATGAGGAAATTTTAAGAGAGATTAAGGAAGAAGCTGAAAAATATGGACCATTACAAAATATTGTAATTCCGAAACCAAATAAAGATTTGTCATTTACTGAAGGAGTAGGAAagatttttcttcattatcaaGATGAAACTACAGCAAGAAAAGCTCAGTACATGTTCAATGGAAGAGTTTTTGAAAAAAGAGTAGTATGTGCTGCTTTTTATTCAGAAGAAAAATTCTTGAAAGGAAAGTATGTCTTATCatagtaaaaatttaaaaaaaagttagtatatatttacttaaaatatttttgaaaaaatggaatatcttatattattttttattaaaaaaaaaaaaactttttaaatgGATATATTGCATGATCTATCGAAAAATGTATGTACATTTATTTGCAtatgtgaaaaaaaaaaaaaaattaaataagtaaaatattatacatattCTCACATGACAATTTGAAAAGAAGAatctaaatatttaaaaaaaaaacagtaaAGTATTCATTAAAATACCTGAAACATTGAATACactatatttaataaaaaagcaaaaatcTAATTTGTTATaagcatatatatacatatagaaataaattgaattgaatatatataagaataaattattgaataagaaaaatatatttgtaataaaagatttataaataaaatgttatataattaactcgtaaaatcaatttttttttttttaatatatatatatataatcaattttttattgataatattttaactaaaagacctttatatttaaaaaaaatataaaatatttttaatatcaaaaaaataaattataaaaagaaaaaaatttatattgtatatatagagcataaataaaaatatttaaagtaCATCGTTACTAGTTTTGtacacaatttttttttataagaaggTAATTTTCTGTATAAACAAATgcaaaatacaaaaattaaattcttttattgTTACAACTtatgtttaataaaaaaaaaaagttcatattacataaaatggaagtaatattttattaaaattttgagtagaaaatcatttataaaaaaatttatctaattttatttttattttttatttctatacctttttttaatgtttcaTATTTGTATGTATTACCAAAATGGTTTAAAgggatttattaaaaaaaatatatacatgaAATTATCATATACTTAGTTAATGTTATGATTTATAAATACTGAATAATtgtatttttgttattaaacatataaaaaaaaaaaatgtatttaatttttttgcgaagtttctttttaaataagtattaatttaattttatatctatttatttaaaataactacatttaaatgaatacatgttcattaatatataatcggtgctatatgaaataaatttttataaggtacagtttcatttttttttttaatttatgcattattaaatgttttttatattttctttaaaaaaataataaaatttattttaaaataaatatacttaATTGAAAATAGATTCAAAGATAATCGtttaacaaattaaaaattttaaatattttcgtTTTTcagtaatataaaaaaattataataataaaaataaggatatatatatatatatatatatatatatatacatattgtatattattatataatgaaaactattgtattttgaaaaatatatatataattttttttttttataaaataaaaatttacaataTCATTGTCTTAAAAAGATAATACATATTAACAATAATTAAATTcttgttattaaaaaaaaaaaaaaaaaaaaaaaaaaaaaaatttacaaataatCAGCaacctaaaaaaaaaaaaaaaaggttttttttatttagtattatatatatattttttaatatgcaATTTAtgttgttattttattttttttattttttttttaaattacttcTAAAGGCATTTCTTCTATTTGTGTACTATAGTAtgattcaattttttttaatttgtctttttctttatcgtCATTTGTAACAAAATTTATTGCAACTCCTTTACGTCCGAATCTTCCAGAACGAccaattctaaaaaaaaaaaattaaagcataaaaaaaatgttaggtaataaatatatttatataataaagttatatcaaaaaaggaaagataaaaattatataattttaaatatatatatatataaatacctATGGATATATGTATCTGGTGAGCAAGGTAAATCATAATTAATGACTAGAGAAACTTGTTGTACATCAATACCCCTTGCTAATAAATCAGTTGTTACTAAAACTCTTGTTGATCCTGATCTAAATTCTCTCATAATTAAATCTCTGTCTTTTTGATCCATATCTCCATGCATACAAGAAACAGTGAAGAGACGATTGTGCATTTCTTGTGTTAAAATATCAACTTTTTTTCTTGTGTTGCAATAAATAATTGATTGAGTAATGGTTAATGTTTCATATAAATCACATAAAGTATCTAATTTccattcttctttttctacaGCAACATAAAATTGCCTAATACCTTCAAGTGTTAACTCATCTTTTTTAACTAATATAGTTTTAGGATCTCTCATAAATCTGGTCGTTAATTCTAAAATTTCTTGAGGCATAGTAGCAGAAAATAAAGCAACTTGAATATCAGGAACtaactttttaaaaacttCATAAATTTGTGCTTTAAATCCTCTTGATAGCATTTCATCAGCTTCatctaatataaataattttaatctATCTACACCCAAATGCCTTTTATCAATCATATCATAAACTCTACCTGGAGTACCAACAACCATATGCACTCCttgttttaatttatctataTCTTCTCTTACAACAGTTCCTCCAACACAAGCGTGACATTTTACTTTTAAGTAATCTCCCAAAGCCAATACaacctatatatataaagaaaataattaaatattactgacactttttaattatgagcatgcatgtatatatatatggatatttttttcattttttttcatctatatgattttattatgaatgtaatttatatttttaataattacttTTTGTATTTGTTGAGCTAGTTCACGAGTTGGAGCTAGGATTAATGCTTGGCAAGCAACATAATCATAATTAATTAATtgtaaagaagaaataacaAAAGTTGCTGTTTTTCCTGTTCCTGATTGAGCTTGACCAATGGTATCGTATCCATTCAAAATTGGCTTAATACCTCTTTGTTGAATAGCTGATGGTTTTTCAAAACCATATGAATAAATACCTCTTAAAAGCTTTTCATTTAAACCTAATGCATCAAATGTATCTACAATTTCTTCTGTATTTCCATCAAtgtcattttcattattaaatttttcctCTTTAGTACTCATTTCTACCTattctgaaaaaaaaaaggttttaagtataaatatatatacatatatacacttgcatatgaatatatacaaaaaattaaaaatactaGTTTATATACAacatgtataaaaaaaatttaataaaaaacaaaatatataagaatGTAATATATTCACATATTAAACATACTTTactaaaacaaaaaaagagaaaaataaaaaaataaaacatatatatatataataaaatatatactctatgattatataaaaaatccttaataaaaaagaaattcaatatatatatattgtttatttaaattttgtatatatatatattctcatcaatgaatataaaatatatatatatatatatatatatatatatatatataccataaataaaatgaatatatatatataaatatatgagtACAATGTATATACTTAAAGCAATAACTCCTTTAAAAggtatataaatgaaaacacGTTGctcaattaataaaataaacttgatgaaaaaaattaataaatatatatatacttgaaTAGAAACATATATGATTATTAAAAaactataaaatttatataatatatatacttatttatatattttttttaatatatttacttgaaaataaatgtatatcTCTTGATATTGAAAaagaattagaaaaagaaaaagtaaaaataaattattattaatattttaaataaatgttttaatattatttttataaaatctgaaaatttaaattatatatataaataaaaaaaaaaaaaaacttaaattgtaaaaattaaaaaaagtttgtatatatatttttatgcttatgtataaatatatatatatatggggGTTCATATATGTATACTCTAAgtacaaaattttaatttttttttttaatatataaatgcaaataaaaatctttataaatataattttatatctatataagtattattattcaatgttattttaaaggaaaatcactttttttataaaatgaattatttttatttgaaaaaaaaaaaaaaaaaaaaaaaaaaattactgcTGTTGATGCTCATgtagttatatatatatatatatatatatatatatatatatatatatatatatataaatataaatataaatataaatttttttttttcttatttaaatatatatatttttaaaattcttaatttattttatattacagTTATAAGGTAATAAAATAAcctaatattatatatttttttcaaaatttaaattgatttaaattacaaaaaaaaaattgaataaaaaattcttttattgcCGTTATTAAAGAATATTGCTTTTCTATTATCTGCATTTATACAAACCTTgcattctttttaaaaaaaatagctaCAAAATTAactaaaaggaaaaatatgtataaaattaataataaaaagatattatcATTCAGTTTTAGTAAAAATCAACAATTTTTAAGGATTTTCTGAAAAGAAAATGTattattgatattttttttctatgatcctattttatgaaaaatttttctttcttcatTGTCTAAATTTActtatatattcttaaaagttctatttttataattgtaaaaaagtagtaaaattatataaaagctCAAAAAAGATACAAAGAATCttttaagaataatatatatctttttataaaagttactagttttattataaatttaaaaaactttttatttttaatgaatatgttctctacaaaaaaataaatacaaatttatttttaaattactgGAGCAAAAAGTGgttcttttttgtttttgttttgttaTTATATAGGATCTATTTGTTTTAAATCTTCAATTTGttgcataaaaaaaaaaaaataaaataataaaataaataaaatgctataaaaaaagaattttatgtatttaagttaaaagaaaaaaaatattaaattttatatatgtagataaaataaagtttaGATATAATACACATTcacattaaatatatatatatatatatatatatatatatatatatatatatatatatatatatatatatatatgtacttattataaaaataatttaaaacttattaaaaaggaataaattaatcttttaaaaatttactaaaacatctttgaaatatatttttcttcttaatGTTGAAATCAACGTTATCAAAGGAGAAAGTGTCTATGTTAAAAATTTGATCGCATTTTGAAGAAAAACTTTGAAAAGATTTCATGCTAATTAATGCAGAATTTTTGtgtttacattttttatataaataataaataatagaaggaaaattaataatactattacaaattaacatatttattaGTAACTTTAAGTTTAcataaaagtaaataaaatgaaatttatttaaGATAATTAAtagtataaaataaattacaa harbors:
- the U2AF2 gene encoding splicing factor U2AF large subunit, putative; its protein translation is MNEKSYVNDNFKNNEKNNLLKEKISKAFNIKNLTRKENTSFYKTNIKNIDDTTELDNDCNKDKDFNNEENEYESKYDLTNSNSSTNSTTALKRMNDHSNKYEKSSEENTFYKENDKHIDEKDINRKNEKKNREEIMSNKRRDDKYDKKNENNENKSNELNIETNKVIEEEKNKEKSEEVVNNEINEKKNRNKSKEKIKSNENHSSSIEQYKSKSKEKSRNRSKDRYRSKKRHRDFSSSSNELYSSKRKKSINRSKERSRNRSKNRSKEKYRNRSKEKSRNRSRNRYRSKEKSKNVSSSGSLSSEERHYYKIKKKIKKKNLRSSSDRNSNKSSSVHEKNERSISTEMTKSKDAKPKKKTKWDTVDESLLKNNLLDNGMNLLQKQNLALTSTLAQNSKVPQLNRNPYEMENDKRQRKLYIGNIPPNCKQEDVIDFFNGAILAVIKDTSLDVKIGDIQLMPVIKCEIFNIDSRFCFLEFRTIEITWLCLKLDSISFNNYCLRIGRPHDYVPPPEGDPALTAVFPDIDMKIFDMLKPTKNVYVKSTDDDNKLYIQNLPHDLKDDQIKDLLEQFGKLKAFNIIKDLNTGLNKGYGFFEYEDSSCTQVAIHALNGFVCGQNILNVKKATFNKNQNNPYSQNPNNISIANNVEVPVSLLPNSISQKILSNSIIGLQIQASRKIGEKPSRVIQLTNAVFQEDLIIDSQYEEILREIKEEAEKYGPLQNIVIPKPNKDLSFTEGVGKIFLHYQDETTARKAQYMFNGRVFEKRVVCAAFYSEEKFLKGKYVLS
- the eIF4A gene encoding eukaryotic initiation factor 4a, putative, with product MSTKEEKFNNENDIDGNTEEIVDTFDALGLNEKLLRGIYSYGFEKPSAIQQRGIKPILNGYDTIGQAQSGTGKTATFVISSLQLINYDYVACQALILAPTRELAQQIQKVVLALGDYLKVKCHACVGGTVVREDIDKLKQGVHMVVGTPGRVYDMIDKRHLGVDRLKLFILDEADEMLSRGFKAQIYEVFKKLVPDIQVALFSATMPQEILELTTRFMRDPKTILVKKDELTLEGIRQFYVAVEKEEWKLDTLCDLYETLTITQSIIYCNTRKKVDILTQEMHNRLFTVSCMHGDMDQKDRDLIMREFRSGSTRVLVTTDLLARGIDVQQVSLVINYDLPCSPDTYIHRIGRSGRFGRKGVAINFVTNDDKEKDKLKKIESYYSTQIEEMPLEVADYL